The Papaver somniferum cultivar HN1 chromosome 3, ASM357369v1, whole genome shotgun sequence genome includes a region encoding these proteins:
- the LOC113360181 gene encoding pentatricopeptide repeat-containing protein At1g05670, mitochondrial-like, which produces MEYNVFIDSLIKEGRREDASKIFDGMLTLSKEPDICTYNSMILGLCSIGKLEEAHRLFDSVTDKGLKHDEYSFNPLINGYCKTSRVDDIIQLSKEMQKKGLKPDEITYNTLIDGLCKAGKVRKAQSMLAEMQSYGVCPSMFTYNVLVNGLCKAGNIEKARNYFFEIPNKGLVEDVVTYNTMINGLLKEGMFIEAEKLIIEMKNKGCIPNASTYDTIIRRAYLLKNDVTRALEFLKERRGRNLSLNDSTKSLLASFLSADQLKHLDFPKT; this is translated from the coding sequence ATGGAGTATAATGTATTTATTGATTCCCTGATTAAAGAAGGAAGGAGGGAAGATGCTTCGAAGATATTTGATGGGATGCTTACGTTGAGCAAAGAACCTGATATATGTACTTACAATTCCATGATACTTGGTCTATGTTCGATCGGTAAGCTAGAGGAGGCACACAGATTGTTTGACTCAGTTACGGATAAGGGCCTCAAACATGATGAATACAGCTTCAATCCGTTGATTAATGGATACTGCAAGACATCTAGGGTGGATGACATCATTCAACTCTCTAAGGAAATGCAGAAGAAGGGATTGAAACCTGACGAAATTACATATAATACACTAATAGATGGACTATGCAAGGCTGGAAAAGTCAGAAAAGCACAGAGCATGTTAGCCGAGATGCAATCTTATGGGGTATGTCCGAGTATGTTTACATATAACGTACTTGTGAATGGGCTTTGCAAAGCTGGAAACATTGAGAAGGCAAGAAATTATTTTTTTGAGATCCCCAACAAAGGACTTGTGGAGGATGTTGTTACGTATAACACCATGATCAACGGTCTGTTGAAAGAAGGGATGTTTATTGAAGCTGAAAAACTGATCATTGAAATGAAAAATAAGGGTTGCATACCAAATGCCTCTACGTATGATACCATTATTAGGAGGGCTTACCTTTTGAAAAATGATGTTACAAGAGCattagagtttctcaaagaaaGGCGCGGAAGGAATTTGTCACTAAATGATTCCACAAAATCTCTGTTAGCCAGTTTCTTGTCTGCGGATCAGCTCAAACACTTGGATTTTCCTAAAACCTAG